The Bradyrhizobium ottawaense genome window below encodes:
- a CDS encoding ABC transporter ATP-binding protein: MGEQRVMPLIEVENLGVRLNTSRGPAQAVRGVSFALKRGETLGLVGESGCGKSVTAMSLMGLLPDSAVVSGSIKLDGNELARLPDADYCRLRGNRISMIFQEPMTALNPMHTIGHQVAEPLRRHKKHSAAQARKEAIALLDRVGLPDPARRVDAYPHQFSGGQRQRITIAMALACEPDLLIADEPTTALDVTIQGQILDLIADLVEERGMSMILISHDLGVIAENVQRMMVMYGGTVVESGPTDEVFRRMGHPYTQGLFRARPKLGARKGTRLKTISGTVPELADLAAGCTFSDRCPFVIDQCRAALPRMVDVGPGHFVRCIRTDVSMAENVGAVTA, from the coding sequence ATGGGCGAGCAACGCGTCATGCCGCTGATCGAGGTTGAAAATCTTGGCGTCCGCCTCAATACCAGCCGCGGGCCGGCGCAGGCCGTGCGCGGCGTCAGCTTTGCCCTGAAGCGCGGCGAGACACTGGGGCTGGTCGGCGAGTCCGGCTGCGGCAAATCGGTCACGGCGATGTCCCTGATGGGGCTGCTGCCCGATAGCGCCGTGGTCTCGGGCAGCATCAAGCTCGACGGCAACGAGCTCGCGCGATTGCCGGATGCGGATTATTGCCGTCTGCGCGGCAACCGCATCAGTATGATCTTCCAGGAGCCGATGACTGCGCTCAATCCGATGCACACGATCGGGCATCAGGTCGCCGAGCCGCTGCGACGTCACAAGAAGCACTCGGCGGCGCAGGCGCGCAAGGAGGCGATCGCCTTGCTCGACCGCGTCGGGCTGCCCGATCCCGCGCGGCGCGTCGATGCCTATCCGCATCAGTTTTCTGGCGGCCAGCGCCAACGCATCACCATCGCCATGGCGCTCGCCTGCGAGCCGGATCTGTTGATCGCGGACGAGCCGACCACTGCGCTCGACGTCACCATCCAGGGCCAGATCCTCGACCTCATCGCCGATCTCGTCGAGGAGCGCGGCATGTCGATGATCCTGATCTCGCACGATCTCGGCGTCATCGCCGAGAACGTGCAGCGCATGATGGTGATGTATGGCGGCACCGTCGTCGAGAGCGGGCCGACCGACGAGGTGTTTCGCCGGATGGGGCATCCCTATACGCAGGGCCTGTTTCGCGCCCGGCCGAAGCTCGGCGCGCGCAAGGGGACGCGGCTGAAGACGATATCGGGCACCGTGCCGGAGCTCGCAGATCTGGCGGCGGGGTGCACGTTCTCCGACCGATGTCCGTTCGTGATCGATCAATGCCGCGCCGCGCTTCCGCGGATGGTCGACGTCGGACCCGGGCACTTCGTGCGTTGCATCAGGACGGATGTCTCAATGGCTGAGAACGTTGGAGCGGTGACCGCATGA
- a CDS encoding ABC transporter substrate-binding protein, translating into MFRKLSIVAFAAALVATPLPVLAQSKKDSVVMAMALEPPGLDPTNAAAAAIAEVTLYNIYETLTKINEDGSVSPLLAENWTASPDLKTYTFKLRKGVKFHNGEVFDSAAVKFSFERNAAPNSTNKDKSLYQAFEKVEAPDADTVVITLKYGEPNLPFLLGQAGGSIVEPKSAASNVTQPVGTGPYQLGAWAKGSSITLTKWADYRNAAAVKLSKVTIRFISDPAAQTAALLSGDVDAFPRVSAQRTIAQFKADPRFTVLVGGSRAKTIVAINHRKKPLDDVRVRRAILAAIDRKAMIDGAVDGFGTPIGSFYVPGALGYVDTTGINPYDPEKAKKLLTEAGVTTPLEVSLKLPPPSYARQGGEIAAAQLAKVGIVAKIENVEWAQWLSQVFAGNGPHNFDLTIISHVEPFDLVKITEADYYLGYNNEAFNALYKQIVSTPDEAARAKLLGDAQRMLATDAVSAYLYQPQLITITNKKLKGVWKDVPQYENDFSTWSWE; encoded by the coding sequence ATGTTCAGGAAATTGTCGATCGTTGCATTTGCCGCCGCGTTGGTCGCAACGCCTTTGCCGGTGCTTGCGCAGAGCAAGAAGGACAGCGTCGTCATGGCGATGGCGCTGGAGCCGCCGGGGCTCGATCCGACCAATGCGGCCGCTGCCGCGATCGCCGAGGTCACGCTCTACAACATCTATGAGACCCTGACCAAGATCAACGAGGACGGCTCCGTTTCGCCCTTGCTGGCGGAGAACTGGACAGCCTCGCCCGACCTGAAGACCTATACGTTCAAGCTGCGCAAGGGCGTCAAATTCCACAACGGCGAGGTATTCGATTCTGCCGCGGTGAAGTTCTCGTTCGAGCGCAACGCCGCGCCGAACAGCACCAACAAGGACAAGAGCCTCTACCAGGCCTTCGAGAAGGTCGAGGCGCCCGATGCCGACACGGTCGTGATCACCTTGAAATACGGCGAGCCGAACCTGCCGTTCCTGCTGGGTCAGGCGGGCGGCTCGATCGTCGAGCCGAAGAGCGCTGCCTCCAACGTCACGCAGCCGGTCGGCACCGGGCCCTATCAGCTCGGTGCCTGGGCCAAGGGCTCCTCGATCACCTTGACCAAATGGGCAGACTACCGCAACGCCGCCGCGGTCAAGCTCTCCAAGGTGACGATCCGCTTCATCTCCGATCCGGCCGCGCAGACCGCGGCGCTGCTTTCGGGCGACGTCGATGCGTTCCCGCGCGTCTCGGCCCAGCGCACCATTGCCCAGTTCAAGGCCGATCCGCGCTTCACGGTATTGGTCGGCGGCTCCAGGGCCAAGACCATCGTCGCGATCAACCACCGCAAGAAGCCGCTGGATGACGTCCGCGTCCGCCGCGCCATCCTCGCCGCGATCGACCGCAAGGCCATGATCGACGGCGCCGTCGACGGTTTCGGCACGCCGATAGGCAGCTTCTATGTGCCGGGGGCGCTCGGCTATGTCGACACCACCGGCATCAATCCCTACGACCCCGAGAAGGCCAAGAAGCTGCTCACTGAAGCCGGCGTCACCACGCCGCTCGAAGTGTCGCTCAAGCTGCCGCCGCCGTCCTATGCGCGGCAGGGCGGCGAGATCGCCGCGGCCCAGCTCGCCAAGGTCGGCATCGTCGCCAAGATCGAGAACGTCGAATGGGCGCAATGGCTGTCGCAGGTGTTCGCCGGCAACGGTCCGCACAATTTCGACCTCACCATCATCAGCCATGTCGAGCCGTTCGATCTCGTCAAGATCACCGAGGCGGACTACTATCTCGGCTACAACAACGAGGCGTTCAACGCACTCTACAAGCAGATCGTATCGACGCCGGACGAGGCCGCCCGCGCAAAACTGCTCGGCGACGCCCAGCGTATGCTCGCGACCGACGCCGTCTCCGCCTACCTGTACCAGCCGCAGCTCATCACCATCACCAACAAGAAGTTGAAGGGCGTCTGGAAGGACGTCCCGCAATACGAGAACGATTTCTCGACGTGGTCTTGGGAGTAG
- a CDS encoding ABC transporter ATP-binding protein: MTAAPLLDVKDLEQRYALPRESLFRPPGQVRALNGVSVQVAAGKSIGVVGESGSGKSTFARLVMALERPTSGQVALLGRDLNRISADELRRARRDFQMVFQDPYGSLDPRQTVARIVAEPLTVLEDADRTTFRARVAAVLRQVGLRDADMEKYPHEFSGGQRQRIAIARALITQPKLIVADEPVSALDVSVQAQVLNLMQDLQEQFGLSYILISHDLAVVDYLCDEVAVMYLGRIVEQGRPEDLFEHCAHPYTRALLEAVPRARAGGGRRRRGGQAIASQSAAATGCPYVARCPLADQHCREAMPELRKVGEGHLAACHKAEAVMALPQAAMEG; encoded by the coding sequence ATGACCGCTGCGCCTCTTCTCGACGTGAAGGATCTCGAACAGCGCTACGCCCTGCCGAGGGAAAGCCTGTTCCGTCCGCCGGGGCAGGTGCGCGCGCTCAATGGCGTGAGCGTGCAGGTCGCCGCCGGCAAGAGCATCGGCGTCGTCGGCGAGTCGGGCTCGGGCAAGTCGACCTTCGCGCGGCTGGTGATGGCGCTGGAGCGGCCGACGTCGGGCCAGGTCGCGCTGCTCGGCCGTGATCTCAATCGCATCTCGGCCGACGAACTGCGTCGCGCCCGGCGCGATTTCCAGATGGTGTTCCAGGACCCCTACGGATCGCTCGATCCGCGCCAGACCGTCGCCCGCATCGTCGCCGAGCCGCTCACCGTGCTGGAAGACGCCGACCGTACCACCTTTCGCGCGCGCGTCGCCGCAGTGCTGCGCCAGGTCGGCTTGCGCGATGCCGACATGGAGAAATATCCGCACGAGTTCTCCGGCGGCCAGCGCCAGCGCATCGCCATTGCACGTGCGCTGATCACCCAGCCGAAGCTCATCGTCGCCGACGAGCCGGTCTCCGCGCTCGACGTCTCCGTGCAGGCGCAGGTGCTGAACCTGATGCAGGATCTGCAGGAGCAGTTTGGCCTGAGCTACATCCTGATCAGCCATGACCTCGCCGTCGTCGACTATCTTTGCGACGAGGTCGCGGTGATGTATCTCGGCCGGATCGTCGAGCAGGGCCGGCCCGAAGACCTGTTCGAGCATTGCGCCCATCCCTATACGCGGGCGCTGCTGGAGGCGGTGCCGCGGGCGCGCGCCGGCGGCGGCCGGCGGCGGCGCGGTGGCCAGGCGATCGCCTCGCAATCGGCGGCCGCGACCGGATGCCCCTATGTCGCGCGCTGTCCGCTCGCTGACCAGCATTGCCGCGAGGCCATGCCTGAGTTACGCAAGGTGGGCGAGGGGCACCTTGCCGCCTGCCACAAGGCCGAGGCTGTGATGGCGTTGCCGCAGGCGGCCATGGAAGGTTAG
- a CDS encoding amidase codes for MNGDPCLLSATELRGLIAEKRISPVDIISAVLARAEALQPELNCFITLCGDEAMAQARVAERKIMAGEPLGLLHGIPVTVKDIVNTKGVKTTFGAVPYKDNVPTEDAVAVARLRSEGAILIGKTTTPEFGSKCLTDSPLFGRTRNAWDACRSSGGSSGGAAVAVASGIAPLAIATDGGGSTRIPAACNGVVGLKQSNGVIPHSQALDVFGNQTYVTPTTRTVADTALMMQAMVGDDACDPWSIGVPVPDFIGTAAPRGDLRGQRILYCLTPPGRPVSAEVAASFKASLDRLAGLGAELEEFSGDGFDIEPIWRAINHTVWRTRFAKLAAEHKDELSEAFLKQLALATEVSGVDYQEAMFARTALFRRVQSLLARGHFLAMPTLTRTALPIKQDLFGTIEIDGAHFDSVRPHWFPWTMPFNMTGHPAVSLPSGFGRDGLPIGLQLVGRFRADAELLRVSALFEASHDLLSRWPA; via the coding sequence ATGAACGGCGATCCCTGTCTGCTGTCCGCAACCGAACTGCGCGGCCTCATCGCCGAAAAGCGGATTTCCCCCGTCGACATCATCAGTGCCGTGCTCGCGCGCGCCGAGGCGCTCCAGCCCGAGCTGAACTGTTTCATCACGCTGTGTGGCGACGAGGCGATGGCGCAGGCGCGCGTCGCCGAGCGCAAAATAATGGCCGGCGAGCCGCTCGGCCTGCTCCACGGCATCCCCGTCACCGTCAAGGACATCGTCAACACCAAGGGCGTCAAGACCACCTTTGGCGCCGTTCCCTACAAGGACAATGTGCCGACCGAGGATGCCGTCGCGGTGGCGCGGCTGCGCAGCGAAGGCGCGATTCTGATCGGCAAGACCACGACGCCGGAATTCGGCAGCAAGTGCCTGACGGATTCGCCTTTGTTCGGTCGCACCCGCAATGCCTGGGACGCGTGCCGTTCCTCCGGCGGCTCCAGCGGCGGCGCGGCGGTGGCGGTGGCCAGCGGCATCGCGCCGCTCGCGATCGCGACCGACGGCGGCGGCTCGACGCGAATTCCCGCCGCCTGCAATGGCGTGGTCGGCTTGAAGCAGAGCAACGGTGTGATCCCGCACAGCCAGGCGCTGGATGTGTTCGGCAACCAGACCTATGTCACGCCGACCACGCGGACCGTCGCCGACACCGCGTTGATGATGCAGGCGATGGTAGGCGACGATGCCTGCGACCCCTGGTCGATCGGCGTTCCCGTGCCCGATTTCATCGGCACGGCCGCCCCGCGCGGCGATTTGCGCGGGCAGCGGATCCTGTACTGCCTGACGCCGCCGGGCCGTCCGGTGTCCGCCGAGGTCGCAGCCAGCTTCAAGGCGAGCCTCGACCGGCTGGCGGGGCTCGGCGCCGAGCTCGAGGAATTTTCCGGCGACGGTTTCGACATCGAGCCGATCTGGCGCGCCATCAACCACACGGTCTGGCGCACGCGCTTTGCAAAACTCGCAGCCGAGCACAAGGACGAGCTGAGCGAGGCCTTCCTCAAGCAGCTCGCGCTTGCGACCGAAGTCAGCGGCGTCGACTATCAGGAGGCGATGTTCGCGCGCACCGCGCTGTTTCGGCGCGTGCAATCGCTGCTTGCGCGCGGACACTTCCTGGCGATGCCGACGCTCACGCGCACCGCGCTGCCGATCAAGCAGGATCTGTTCGGCACCATCGAAATCGACGGAGCGCATTTCGACAGCGTCCGGCCGCATTGGTTCCCCTGGACCATGCCGTTCAACATGACCGGCCATCCCGCCGTCAGCCTGCCCTCTGGCTTCGGCCGCGACGGCCTGCCGATCGGGCTTCAGCTCGTCGGCCGCTTCCGTGCCGATGCGGAATTGCTGCGTGTCAGCGCACTGTTCGAAGCCTCGCACGACCTCCTGTCCCGCTGGCCGGCTTGA
- a CDS encoding ABC transporter permease, whose amino-acid sequence MSTPLTTPIDAPVATRRLPARTFWGRALRHRSFVLGSSLSLLVLASALLSLVWTPWSPYEIDIASKLRPPSAAHWLGTDSFGRDIVSLLLAGARSTIMVGVIAVSIGLSFGVTLGLIASARRGWTEEIIMRFSDFTFAFPAVLSAIMLAAVVGPGMVTSIVAIGIFQIPTLTRLTRGSANAIWAREFVLAARAAGKGAFRITIEHVLPNILSILIVQVTIQFALAILAEAALSYLGLGTQPPQPSWGRMLNDAQTLLFQSPMLAVYPGAAIAIAVLGLNLLGDGLRDLLDPRLARER is encoded by the coding sequence GTGAGCACCCCCCTGACCACTCCGATTGACGCGCCGGTCGCAACACGCCGCCTGCCGGCCAGGACCTTCTGGGGCCGCGCGCTGCGCCATCGCAGTTTCGTGCTCGGTAGTTCGCTGAGCCTGCTGGTGCTTGCCTCGGCGCTGCTCTCGCTGGTGTGGACGCCGTGGTCGCCCTACGAGATCGACATCGCCTCGAAGCTGCGGCCGCCCTCGGCGGCGCACTGGCTCGGCACCGATTCCTTCGGCCGCGACATCGTCTCGCTGCTGCTCGCCGGCGCCCGCTCCACCATCATGGTCGGCGTCATCGCCGTCAGCATCGGTCTAAGTTTCGGCGTCACGCTGGGCCTGATCGCCTCGGCCCGGCGCGGCTGGACCGAAGAGATCATCATGCGCTTCTCCGACTTCACCTTCGCCTTTCCGGCGGTGCTCTCCGCGATCATGCTCGCCGCGGTGGTGGGGCCGGGGATGGTCACCTCGATCGTCGCGATCGGCATTTTCCAGATCCCGACGCTGACCCGGCTGACGCGCGGCTCCGCCAACGCGATCTGGGCGCGCGAATTCGTGCTGGCCGCGCGCGCGGCAGGCAAGGGTGCCTTCCGCATCACCATCGAGCACGTGCTGCCGAATATTCTGTCGATCCTGATCGTGCAGGTCACCATCCAGTTCGCGCTCGCGATCCTCGCCGAAGCCGCTTTGTCCTATCTCGGCCTCGGCACGCAGCCGCCGCAGCCGTCCTGGGGACGGATGCTGAACGATGCGCAGACGCTGCTGTTCCAGTCGCCGATGCTCGCGGTCTATCCGGGCGCTGCGATCGCGATCGCGGTGCTCGGCCTCAATCTTCTCGGTGACGGATTGCGCGACCTGCTCGATCCCAGACTGGCACGGGAGCGATGA
- a CDS encoding ABC transporter permease codes for MSVFVLRRLLTLLATLVGASLIIFLVLDALPGNAAQMLMGADASPDAVRALTVKLGLDQPLAVRYLQWIKGLLVGDLGNSYVYGTSVASLIAERLVLTVPLAIMAMTITVTLALSAGIYTAANHNKLGDVGVMSLTQVGIALPNFWFAILLVLLFSVRLQWLSAGGFSGWEEGIWLGVKSLLLPAISLAVVQAAILARVTRSAVLEVLREDFVRTARAKGLGKREVLWSHVLRNAMIPVMTVMGLQFANLLAGTIVIENVFYLPGLGRLIFQSIANRDLIVVRNCVMLLATMVVIVNFVVDVLYAFIDPRIKVHDL; via the coding sequence ATGAGCGTATTTGTCCTCCGACGTCTGTTGACCTTGCTGGCGACGCTGGTCGGCGCATCCCTGATCATTTTCCTGGTGCTCGATGCGCTCCCCGGCAATGCCGCGCAGATGCTGATGGGCGCCGATGCCTCGCCAGACGCAGTGCGTGCGCTCACCGTCAAGCTCGGGCTCGACCAGCCGCTGGCGGTTCGCTATCTGCAATGGATCAAGGGCCTCCTCGTCGGCGATCTCGGCAACTCCTATGTCTACGGCACGTCGGTCGCCAGCCTGATCGCGGAGCGGCTGGTGCTGACCGTTCCGCTCGCGATCATGGCGATGACGATCACGGTGACGCTGGCGCTCTCGGCCGGCATCTACACCGCCGCCAACCACAACAAGCTCGGCGACGTCGGCGTGATGTCGCTGACGCAGGTCGGCATCGCGTTGCCGAATTTCTGGTTCGCGATCCTGCTGGTTCTCCTGTTCTCGGTACGGCTGCAATGGCTCTCGGCGGGGGGATTCTCCGGCTGGGAGGAAGGCATCTGGCTCGGCGTCAAGTCGCTGCTGCTGCCGGCGATCTCGCTCGCGGTGGTGCAGGCTGCGATCCTCGCGCGTGTCACGCGCTCGGCCGTCCTCGAAGTGCTGCGCGAGGACTTCGTCCGCACCGCCCGCGCGAAGGGGCTCGGCAAGCGCGAGGTGCTTTGGAGCCACGTGCTGCGCAATGCGATGATCCCCGTCATGACGGTCATGGGGTTGCAATTCGCCAATCTGCTCGCCGGCACTATCGTGATCGAGAACGTGTTCTATCTGCCGGGCCTCGGCCGGCTGATCTTCCAGTCGATCGCCAACCGCGACCTGATCGTGGTGCGCAATTGCGTGATGCTGCTGGCGACCATGGTCGTCATCGTCAATTTCGTGGTCGACGTGCTCTATGCCTTCATCGATCCCCGCATCAAGGTCCACGACCTGTGA
- a CDS encoding LysR family transcriptional regulator: MDLRRLRYFVAVAETRSVGKAAERLRMAQPPLSVQIRKLEAEIGAPLFRRGTRGMDLTEAGQALLARASEALALAVDGAEAARAVAAGKRGRLSVGYMFVLANAMLPRLIPELRRSVPGVDLDFAELSASTREARLLDRSVTVALCMPAINHPEIQVARIGAQPFMLAVPIRSPLARLGAVPMARLQGRPLIALPPPEQDPASSAVAALLRRHQIVMPIASRVETVHSAMSLVLAGEGLAIVPACAQLGAPRGIVFRPLRDAADSIDIAVCWRRDSQSPLISRFIKCAEKAVARM; the protein is encoded by the coding sequence ATGGATCTACGCCGCCTCCGCTATTTCGTCGCTGTCGCCGAGACACGCAGCGTCGGCAAGGCCGCCGAGCGGCTACGGATGGCTCAGCCTCCGCTGTCCGTCCAGATCCGCAAGCTCGAGGCCGAGATCGGCGCGCCGCTGTTCCGCCGCGGCACCCGCGGCATGGACCTGACCGAGGCCGGCCAGGCGCTGCTGGCGCGTGCGAGCGAAGCTCTGGCGCTGGCCGTCGACGGCGCCGAAGCCGCGCGCGCGGTCGCCGCCGGCAAGCGCGGGCGGCTCTCGGTCGGCTACATGTTCGTCCTGGCGAATGCGATGCTGCCGCGGCTCATCCCTGAGCTGCGCCGCTCGGTTCCGGGCGTCGATCTCGACTTTGCCGAGCTCAGTGCATCGACGCGCGAGGCCAGACTGCTCGACCGCAGCGTCACGGTTGCGCTGTGCATGCCGGCCATCAACCATCCTGAGATCCAGGTGGCTCGGATCGGTGCGCAGCCATTTATGCTGGCAGTGCCGATCCGCTCGCCGCTCGCACGTCTCGGCGCCGTGCCGATGGCGCGGTTGCAGGGCCGTCCGCTGATCGCGTTGCCGCCTCCGGAGCAAGATCCCGCCTCCTCGGCGGTCGCGGCCCTGCTGCGCCGACATCAGATCGTGATGCCGATCGCGAGCCGGGTGGAGACGGTGCATTCGGCGATGAGCCTGGTGCTCGCCGGCGAAGGTCTTGCGATCGTGCCGGCCTGCGCCCAGCTCGGCGCGCCACGCGGCATCGTGTTCAGGCCGCTGCGCGATGCGGCCGATTCCATTGACATCGCGGTGTGCTGGCGGAGGGACTCCCAGAGCCCGCTGATCTCCAGGTTCATAAAATGCGCCGAGAAGGCCGTTGCGCGGATGTGA